A portion of the Myxococcus guangdongensis genome contains these proteins:
- a CDS encoding pectate lyase, which produces MPPSTKLLLLPLLSMFACAPTEGPPDGEAQTGEAAQAAVTPLRSKALGRMRNAAKYFHDNVARRGGYAWHHNASNLSERWGDIQLDEEQIMIQSPGTSDVAIAFVEAALADPATPALKTYALDTAMALRHGQVKSGGWRLYADFKPTPTLRACYLNTTASCGCGGCTTTAYDDQVTQNALIAMMRVDQLLGFANADISSASAYARARMETSQYPTHGGFPQGFSAPVAARPALVASYPPSIGTSCGLAQCHANAYTTEYWDDPTLNDNLATAFVEMLYWAQELYPARAATYQSMRAAFGDFLRRAQMPQPQPAWAQQYDGQMQPRWARSWEAPAIAGQESQDVMWALLRLYQLDPSVSANRDAVATALAYLETVDFANDTLIHRYIELDDTAPSNIGFYTVKAGGYPVRFSSAPPTYQNYAWEVPSQLAALRAEYVRLASDTTAMKRSCQQLRYDTAQAVDAAVNNEKWLTTYSPGGPRSGATPGDYLDTSTFVRNLRTLAEFVTRTTTDCTAWNY; this is translated from the coding sequence ATGCCCCCCTCCACAAAACTCCTGCTCCTGCCGCTCCTCTCGATGTTCGCCTGCGCTCCGACGGAGGGACCGCCGGACGGTGAAGCCCAGACGGGTGAGGCGGCCCAGGCGGCCGTGACGCCGCTGCGCTCGAAGGCGCTCGGGCGCATGCGGAACGCGGCGAAGTACTTCCACGACAACGTCGCGCGGCGAGGCGGCTACGCGTGGCACCACAACGCCAGCAACCTGAGCGAGCGCTGGGGGGACATCCAGCTCGACGAAGAGCAGATCATGATTCAGTCCCCGGGCACGTCGGACGTCGCCATCGCCTTCGTCGAGGCGGCGCTCGCCGACCCCGCCACGCCCGCGCTCAAGACCTACGCCCTGGACACGGCGATGGCGCTGCGCCACGGACAGGTGAAGTCGGGAGGCTGGCGCCTCTATGCGGACTTCAAGCCGACGCCGACGCTGCGGGCCTGTTACCTCAACACCACCGCCAGCTGTGGCTGCGGCGGCTGCACCACCACCGCCTACGATGACCAGGTCACCCAGAACGCGCTCATCGCGATGATGCGCGTGGACCAGCTCCTCGGGTTCGCGAACGCGGACATCTCCAGCGCCTCGGCGTACGCCCGCGCGCGGATGGAGACCTCGCAGTACCCCACGCACGGCGGCTTCCCGCAGGGGTTCTCCGCCCCCGTCGCCGCCCGGCCCGCGCTGGTGGCCAGCTACCCTCCGTCCATCGGGACCTCGTGCGGTCTGGCCCAGTGTCACGCGAACGCGTACACCACCGAGTACTGGGATGACCCGACGCTGAACGACAACCTGGCGACGGCCTTCGTCGAGATGCTGTACTGGGCCCAGGAGCTCTACCCCGCTCGGGCCGCGACGTATCAATCCATGCGCGCCGCCTTCGGCGACTTCCTGCGCCGCGCGCAGATGCCCCAGCCCCAGCCCGCCTGGGCGCAGCAGTACGACGGCCAGATGCAGCCCCGCTGGGCGCGCAGCTGGGAGGCTCCCGCCATCGCCGGACAGGAGAGCCAGGACGTCATGTGGGCCCTGCTCCGCCTCTACCAGTTGGACCCGAGCGTCTCCGCGAACCGCGACGCCGTCGCCACCGCCCTCGCCTATCTGGAGACAGTCGACTTCGCGAACGACACGCTCATCCACCGCTACATCGAGCTCGACGACACGGCCCCGTCGAACATCGGCTTCTACACGGTGAAGGCCGGCGGCTACCCGGTCCGCTTCTCCTCCGCGCCGCCCACCTACCAGAACTACGCCTGGGAGGTCCCCTCGCAGCTCGCCGCCCTCCGCGCCGAGTACGTCCGGCTGGCGAGTGACACCACCGCGATGAAGCGCTCCTGCCAGCAGCTGCGTTACGACACGGCGCAGGCCGTCGACGCCGCGGTCAACAACGAGAAGTGGCTCACGACCTACAGCCCGGGCGGACCTCGCAGCGGCGCCACGCCCGGCGACTACCTCGACACGAGCACCTTCGTGCGGAACCTGCGCACCCTCGCGGAGTTCGTCACGCGCACCACCACCGACTGCACCGCGTGGAATTACTGA
- a CDS encoding alpha/beta hydrolase, with the protein MPSWQSVLPCLLFVLPTPGAWAAQRKPGEVVIERGSVELEPGKRIAYEMGSLYVPENRKKPDSRLIEVGFARIKAAKPTGAPPVFWLPGGPGLSVLGSLTDNDPATRGKARLWANFSERSADVVVLEQRGYTRRGEMLESTSDALPLEQPGSIHAEAQAMRALAKRAVAEHSGKDLSGYNVGELAADVDALRRALGYKKISLFGGSFGSQWSLAVIRLHPDIVARAVLSGVEPLNNAFDMPSHAFAALQRIAYDADQDAGLAPYRPAGGLMEAVRTLRKRFAQEPVRVEVRDAAGKSQTVVLGLEDLQLALLSHTTEGEQWPAFILSLYHGHYEAWAREVIEQRAASKNKLIGPLIDSSLRTTAEREHQLRTDPAVEFLGAWNFEANFASADDWPTQDIGDEVRKPIASPVPVLFVHGDWDTSTPIENTLGLLPYFPNGHAILTHRGGHDGAFYLLRSEEAASQAVYEFLKTGKMTGLPHHVTLPLPKFPLPAFPPPAGAKAGTATQRP; encoded by the coding sequence ATGCCGTCGTGGCAAAGTGTCCTGCCGTGCCTGCTGTTCGTCCTGCCGACACCAGGAGCCTGGGCTGCACAGCGCAAACCGGGCGAAGTGGTCATCGAGCGCGGCAGCGTCGAACTCGAGCCGGGCAAGCGCATCGCGTACGAGATGGGCTCGCTCTACGTCCCGGAGAACCGAAAGAAGCCGGACAGCCGGCTCATCGAAGTGGGGTTCGCCCGCATCAAGGCGGCCAAACCCACGGGGGCTCCACCCGTGTTCTGGCTGCCGGGAGGACCGGGCCTGAGCGTGCTCGGCTCGCTCACCGACAACGACCCGGCCACCCGGGGGAAGGCACGCCTGTGGGCGAACTTCAGTGAGCGGAGCGCCGACGTGGTGGTCCTCGAACAGCGCGGCTACACCCGGCGTGGGGAGATGCTCGAGTCGACGAGCGACGCACTTCCCCTGGAGCAGCCAGGGTCCATCCACGCGGAGGCCCAGGCCATGCGCGCGTTGGCGAAGCGGGCCGTCGCCGAGCACTCCGGCAAGGACCTGTCTGGGTACAACGTCGGTGAGCTCGCCGCGGACGTGGACGCCCTGCGGCGCGCGCTCGGCTACAAGAAGATCAGCCTGTTCGGCGGCAGCTTCGGCTCTCAGTGGAGTCTCGCGGTGATTCGGCTGCACCCGGACATCGTCGCGCGCGCCGTGTTGTCCGGCGTGGAGCCCTTGAACAACGCCTTCGACATGCCCTCGCACGCCTTCGCCGCGCTCCAGCGAATCGCCTACGACGCGGACCAGGATGCCGGGCTCGCGCCGTACCGCCCCGCGGGCGGGCTGATGGAGGCGGTGCGCACGCTGCGCAAACGCTTCGCCCAGGAGCCGGTGCGCGTGGAGGTGCGCGACGCGGCGGGGAAGTCCCAGACGGTGGTGCTGGGACTCGAGGACCTGCAGCTCGCGCTGCTCTCCCATACGACGGAGGGCGAGCAATGGCCGGCCTTCATCCTCTCGCTGTACCACGGGCACTACGAGGCGTGGGCACGCGAGGTCATCGAGCAGCGCGCCGCGAGCAAGAACAAGCTCATCGGCCCGCTCATCGACAGCAGCCTGCGCACCACCGCCGAGCGTGAGCACCAGCTGCGCACCGACCCCGCCGTCGAGTTCCTGGGTGCGTGGAACTTCGAGGCGAACTTCGCCTCGGCGGACGACTGGCCCACCCAGGACATCGGCGACGAGGTGCGAAAGCCCATCGCGAGCCCCGTTCCCGTCCTGTTCGTGCACGGCGACTGGGACACCTCGACGCCCATCGAGAACACGCTGGGCCTCCTGCCGTACTTCCCCAACGGCCACGCCATCCTCACCCACCGAGGCGGCCACGACGGCGCCTTCTACCTCCTGCGGAGCGAGGAGGCCGCGAGCCAGGCCGTGTATGAGTTCCTCAAGACGGGGAAGATGACGGGCCTTCCGCACCACGTGACGCTGCCGCTGCCCAAGTTCCCGCTGCCCGCGTTCCCGCCTCCCGCGGGCGCGAAAGCGGGCACGGCGACCCAACGCCCCTGA
- a CDS encoding SMI1/KNR4 family protein: protein MPSALPPALASRARRNSQNPQLTRERLERFEAGLPQPLPSDFRDVLVAYNGLFLDPCATGLRDALGDEVHIDELLGLHDHDWTPLRLGGTDIPMDILVFTQQRGSVNRFGLQVDDRPDSPRGTVWFFDINAETETSDLYVPSVCAASFGEFLARLVPLPEEPRFFTPPLKESLPAESLEKLPADAPTPQRPLVLAGHGHAVEAARLDIRVTTLLRDEGTPSYRYQPDRATARYDLELRVDSTSDEDGQPAPYAAAMPVTEANQGRHPTLAEWPGLVVGQEEPWDAWFGTDAPSLGGNRLTVLERSGADLTVRWEARYSQGGHDLPFLFEGQVRIEGIRFDVASPEDIDRVLASAFGGRHRADEWTRIVGEQRDRGPRAPEEGRYVFPVRLIPR, encoded by the coding sequence ATGCCGTCCGCCCTCCCCCCGGCCCTCGCGTCGCGAGCCCGGCGCAACTCGCAGAACCCCCAGCTCACCCGCGAGCGGCTGGAGCGATTCGAAGCGGGGCTTCCCCAACCCCTGCCCTCGGACTTCCGTGACGTGCTGGTCGCGTACAACGGCCTCTTCCTGGACCCTTGCGCGACGGGGCTCCGGGACGCGCTCGGGGACGAGGTGCACATCGACGAGCTGCTCGGGCTGCATGACCACGACTGGACTCCGCTCCGGCTCGGGGGCACGGACATCCCCATGGACATCCTGGTCTTCACGCAGCAGCGCGGCAGCGTCAACCGCTTCGGCCTGCAGGTCGACGACCGGCCCGACTCACCTCGGGGAACCGTCTGGTTCTTCGACATCAACGCGGAGACCGAGACCTCGGACCTCTACGTGCCGAGCGTCTGCGCGGCGTCCTTCGGTGAGTTCCTCGCCCGGCTCGTGCCCCTGCCCGAGGAGCCGCGCTTCTTCACCCCGCCCCTTAAGGAGTCGCTCCCTGCCGAATCGCTGGAGAAACTTCCAGCGGACGCCCCCACGCCACAAAGGCCCCTCGTGCTGGCCGGACATGGGCACGCCGTGGAGGCCGCGCGGCTGGACATCCGCGTCACCACGCTGCTCCGCGACGAGGGCACTCCCAGCTACCGCTATCAGCCGGACCGGGCCACTGCGCGGTACGACCTGGAGCTTCGCGTCGACTCGACCTCCGACGAAGACGGACAGCCGGCGCCGTACGCCGCTGCGATGCCGGTCACCGAGGCGAACCAGGGGCGACACCCGACGCTCGCGGAGTGGCCCGGGCTCGTCGTGGGACAGGAGGAGCCCTGGGATGCGTGGTTCGGCACGGACGCCCCCTCGCTGGGAGGCAACCGGCTGACGGTGCTGGAGCGCTCCGGCGCGGACCTGACGGTGCGCTGGGAGGCGCGCTATTCACAGGGGGGCCATGACCTCCCCTTCCTCTTCGAGGGACAGGTCCGCATCGAGGGAATCCGCTTCGACGTGGCGTCCCCCGAGGACATCGACCGCGTGCTGGCCTCCGCGTTCGGAGGCAGGCACCGGGCCGACGAATGGACCCGCATCGTCGGCGAACAGAGGGACCGGGGCCCACGCGCCCCCGAGGAAGGCCGCTACGTCTTCCCCGTCAGGCTCATCCCTCGCTGA
- a CDS encoding NADP-dependent oxidoreductase codes for MSQSDVRNRRVVLAARPRGLPTPSHFRIEETAVPTPGEGQVLLRTLYLSLDPYMRPMMNEIPPAYADASVAVGAPMVGGTVNRVVASRNPRFRVGELVLGNAGWQGHALSDGQDLVALGAMKQPSLALGVLGMPGFTAHVGLLDIGEPKAGETVVVAAATGAVGAVVGQVAKLKGARVVGIAGGADKCRYAVEQLGFDVCLDRREPKLAERLAAACPRGIDVYFENVGGAVFEAVVPLLNHHARVPLCGTIASYNEEAPPPGPNLLPMVMSVFQTKRIRAQGLIILDHYGPRYDAFRRDMEAWVAEGRVKLLEDTVDGLENAPGAFIGMLQGKNVGKLVVRVSEG; via the coding sequence ATGAGTCAGAGCGATGTCCGCAACCGTCGAGTCGTCCTCGCCGCGCGTCCGCGTGGGCTTCCGACGCCCAGCCACTTCCGCATCGAGGAGACGGCCGTCCCCACGCCGGGCGAAGGACAGGTGTTGCTGCGCACCCTGTACCTGTCGCTCGACCCGTACATGCGCCCGATGATGAATGAAATCCCTCCGGCGTATGCCGATGCCTCGGTCGCGGTGGGCGCGCCGATGGTGGGCGGCACCGTCAATCGCGTCGTCGCCTCGCGCAATCCCAGGTTCCGTGTCGGCGAGCTGGTGCTCGGCAACGCGGGCTGGCAGGGCCATGCGCTGTCGGATGGGCAGGACCTGGTGGCGCTGGGAGCGATGAAGCAGCCGTCGCTGGCGCTCGGGGTGCTCGGCATGCCCGGGTTCACCGCGCACGTGGGGCTGCTCGACATCGGCGAGCCCAAGGCGGGGGAGACGGTGGTGGTGGCCGCGGCGACGGGGGCGGTGGGCGCGGTGGTGGGGCAGGTCGCGAAGTTGAAGGGCGCGCGGGTGGTGGGCATCGCGGGCGGCGCGGACAAGTGCCGCTACGCCGTGGAGCAGCTGGGGTTCGACGTGTGCCTGGACCGGCGCGAGCCGAAGCTGGCCGAGCGTCTGGCCGCCGCCTGCCCGCGTGGCATCGACGTCTACTTCGAGAACGTGGGCGGTGCGGTGTTCGAGGCGGTGGTGCCGCTGCTCAACCACCACGCGCGCGTGCCGCTGTGCGGGACCATCGCGAGCTACAACGAGGAGGCGCCGCCGCCCGGTCCGAACCTGTTGCCGATGGTGATGTCCGTCTTCCAGACGAAGCGCATCCGCGCGCAGGGCCTCATCATCCTCGACCACTACGGCCCGCGTTACGACGCCTTCCGCCGGGACATGGAGGCGTGGGTGGCCGAGGGCCGCGTGAAGCTGCTCGAGGACACGGTCGACGGACTGGAGAACGCACCTGGGGCGTTCATCGGGATGCTCCAGGGGAAGAACGTCGGCAAGCTCGTGGTGCGCGTCAGCGAGGGATGA
- a CDS encoding TetR/AcrR family transcriptional regulator, translating into MSASGASQDVRRHILDAAHPLLVSKGFTAVGLAEVLAAARVPKGSFYYYFGSKEAFGEAVLDAYFADYQSRMEALLAAPGSSAQRLMAYFQDWLVSQTDASATSRCLVVKLGAEVCDLSESMRAALERGTKGVIDRLERCLDAGREDGSLSAPEPTRALALSLYQTWLGAGLLAKISRDRTPLDTAMADTRRRLGIT; encoded by the coding sequence ATGAGCGCGAGCGGGGCCTCACAGGACGTCCGGCGGCACATCCTGGACGCGGCGCATCCGTTGCTGGTGAGCAAGGGCTTCACCGCGGTGGGGTTGGCCGAGGTGCTGGCGGCGGCGAGGGTGCCCAAGGGTTCGTTCTATTACTACTTCGGCTCCAAGGAGGCGTTCGGCGAAGCGGTGCTCGACGCGTACTTCGCCGACTACCAGTCGCGGATGGAGGCGCTGCTGGCGGCGCCGGGTTCGTCCGCGCAGCGGCTGATGGCGTACTTCCAGGACTGGCTCGTGTCACAGACGGACGCGTCGGCCACGAGCCGCTGCCTCGTCGTGAAGCTCGGCGCGGAGGTCTGTGACTTGTCCGAGAGCATGCGCGCGGCGTTGGAGCGCGGCACGAAGGGCGTCATCGACCGGCTGGAGCGCTGTCTCGACGCGGGGCGCGAGGACGGCTCGCTGTCGGCGCCGGAGCCCACGCGGGCGCTGGCGCTCTCGCTGTACCAGACGTGGCTCGGCGCGGGGCTGCTCGCGAAGATCTCCCGCGACCGGACACCGCTCGACACGGCGATGGCCGACACGCGGCGGCGGCTGGGCATCACCTAG
- a CDS encoding TetR/AcrR family transcriptional regulator, whose translation MSSDPRTAILNAAGEVFGRYGFKKASVEDIAKRAGVGKGSIYLHFENKEALFEACAQQEVAASLSELRARLRDAKTPVEQLRVYIRCRMEQNTRSPTGQRIEMATLLELGEAAAHMIPKMMDDETSVLAALIENGVIQGAFHLNNSREVARGMVELITCLGPWMMTSEPDEQSQKALDASFEVFIRGLTVPPLPTS comes from the coding sequence ATGAGTTCTGACCCACGCACCGCCATCCTCAACGCCGCCGGAGAGGTCTTCGGCCGCTACGGCTTCAAGAAGGCCTCGGTGGAGGACATCGCCAAGCGCGCCGGGGTGGGCAAGGGCAGCATCTACCTGCACTTCGAGAACAAGGAGGCGCTCTTCGAGGCCTGCGCCCAGCAGGAGGTCGCCGCCAGCCTGTCCGAGCTCCGGGCGCGGCTGCGCGACGCGAAGACGCCCGTGGAGCAGCTGCGCGTCTACATCCGCTGCCGGATGGAGCAGAACACCCGCTCCCCCACGGGCCAGCGCATCGAGATGGCCACCCTGCTCGAGCTCGGCGAGGCGGCCGCCCACATGATTCCCAAGATGATGGATGACGAGACCAGCGTCCTGGCGGCGCTCATCGAGAACGGTGTCATCCAGGGCGCGTTCCACTTGAACAACTCACGAGAGGTGGCCCGGGGCATGGTCGAGCTCATCACGTGCCTGGGCCCCTGGATGATGACCTCCGAGCCGGACGAGCAGTCCCAGAAGGCCCTCGACGCCTCCTTCGAGGTCTTCATCCGCGGCCTCACCGTCCCCCCGCTCCCCACCAGCTGA
- a CDS encoding efflux RND transporter periplasmic adaptor subunit, producing MTKTTLKAAVVVAAVVAGAACGGGKATPPAASAQVVQKPVGVRAVAPAPKLEASVLQATGNVRARQEATLSAEGTGPLTRIAVDVGDPVKKGQVLAQLDATNARLAVNQAKASRAAADAAMEGAKTEVERARTLAQSGSLAKASLDKAEVGYRQAQAQAEQTAAALATAQEALRDATLTAPFDGVITSRSRNEGDYVTPGTAIFGLVNPHALEVRAPVPEALVDRVKVGTLVKGALNPSGAPFEAKVRSLGAVIDPQTRTVEVLADVVPSKGEGPTLRAGALVELDFSGTLATDEAPGQAGLFLPSQAVNARGQQGFVWVVQDGKAQRRDVKVERVLPGYVRVVQGLGIQERVVADASLPLQNGTALQVVQ from the coding sequence ATGACGAAGACGACCTTGAAGGCAGCGGTGGTGGTGGCGGCGGTGGTGGCTGGAGCGGCGTGCGGTGGGGGCAAGGCCACGCCTCCGGCGGCCTCCGCGCAGGTGGTGCAGAAGCCCGTGGGCGTGCGCGCCGTGGCGCCCGCGCCGAAGCTGGAGGCGAGCGTCCTGCAGGCCACCGGCAACGTGCGCGCCCGACAGGAGGCGACGCTGAGCGCGGAGGGCACCGGCCCCCTGACCCGCATCGCGGTGGACGTGGGCGACCCGGTGAAGAAGGGCCAGGTGCTCGCGCAGCTCGACGCCACCAACGCGCGCCTCGCCGTCAATCAAGCGAAGGCCTCGCGGGCCGCGGCGGACGCGGCGATGGAGGGCGCGAAGACGGAGGTGGAGCGCGCGCGGACGCTGGCGCAGTCCGGCAGCCTGGCGAAGGCCTCGCTCGACAAGGCGGAGGTCGGCTACCGACAGGCCCAGGCGCAGGCGGAGCAGACCGCCGCGGCGCTCGCCACCGCGCAGGAGGCGCTGCGCGACGCCACGCTCACCGCGCCGTTCGACGGCGTCATCACCAGCCGCTCGCGCAACGAGGGCGACTACGTGACGCCGGGCACGGCCATCTTCGGGCTCGTCAACCCGCACGCGCTCGAGGTGCGCGCGCCGGTGCCCGAGGCCCTGGTGGACCGCGTGAAGGTGGGCACCCTGGTGAAGGGCGCGCTCAACCCGTCCGGCGCGCCGTTCGAGGCGAAGGTGCGCAGCCTGGGCGCCGTCATCGACCCGCAGACGCGCACCGTGGAGGTGCTCGCGGACGTGGTGCCCTCGAAGGGCGAGGGCCCCACGCTGCGCGCGGGCGCGCTGGTGGAGCTCGACTTCTCCGGCACGCTCGCCACCGACGAGGCGCCGGGACAGGCGGGGTTGTTCCTCCCCTCGCAGGCCGTCAACGCGCGCGGTCAGCAGGGCTTCGTCTGGGTGGTGCAGGACGGCAAGGCCCAGCGCCGCGACGTCAAGGTGGAGCGCGTGCTGCCCGGCTACGTGCGCGTGGTGCAGGGCCTGGGCATCCAGGAGCGCGTCGTCGCGGACGCGAGCCTGCCCCTGCAGAACGGCACCGCGCTCCAGGTCGTCCAGTAG
- a CDS encoding efflux RND transporter permease subunit has translation MLKTFIKHSVFTVMLMAAVVVFGLYAYPRIGVDQYPNVDIPYVTITTLLPGADPASIEENVSKPLEEGLNTLNGVDELNSINLESVSQITIGFKLGTNVDVAAQDVRDRVQATLRSLPAGIETPVVEKFDIGAAPILTLSLTGALPVEELTRVAEDVVKPALQSQAGVGSIDVVGGREREIQVVVDPQRLRGYGLAVGDVSQALAAQSVDLPGGRATQGGRERIVRLTAEAQSVEELGNIIIASPNGTPVRVRDVAAVVDGAQEARGLARSDTGSALALVVRKQSGANTVQVAESVKESLAELNASLPQGVDVKTISDNSTNIRSSISAVQFDMLLGGALSVLIVLVFLRNLRSTLVSAIALPVSVIGTFAVMAMLGFTFNIITMLALTLSIGLLIDDAIVVIENIVRHLEEGKTPMQAALEGTQQIVVAVLAVTLAIVAVFVPVAFMEGMIGQFFYQFGVTVAVAVLISYAVSMTLTPMLSSRLLKGHSHGPTNKVSAAIERVLVGMENGYRRILEGVLRRRGLTLVAAVGVLVLTLGMASFLKFTFIPPADNGAVKVTLELPVGATLEDTERELNHVAAQVRTLEGVKETFSTAGGGTLEEVHKGEVLVNLVPRKERAFDQETFKVRLREALPGRSGVLTSVQDVSDIGGGSRNQEVQFMLRGTDWQQLVASSEKLVATMKTNPNFTDVDSTYRSGKPQFDVKINRERAAQLGVPAAQVGQALRAYLGRDEFMTYREGGETYDVKLRLPEATLASEEALGQLTVRTSGEQLVELRNVADIIPSEGPVQIDRQNQKRQITLLANLAPGYSLGEAMTYLTAQAEETLPAGVEANFAGNAKEMGKTAAAFGMALGLGILLLYMILAAQFGSYIHPFTIMLSLPFALIGAIAALLLSGSALSMFALIGVIMLMGLVVKNGILLVDFTQQLRESGKSAGQALLEAAPVRLRPILMTTIAMVAGMVPVALARGDGAEMRVPMALVIIGGLISSTVLTLVVVPVVYSLLDGVVERFKRRAPATDPVTTPGAAGVQLLEEGSH, from the coding sequence ATGCTCAAGACCTTCATCAAACACTCCGTCTTCACCGTCATGCTGATGGCGGCGGTCGTCGTCTTCGGCCTGTACGCCTATCCACGCATCGGCGTGGACCAGTACCCCAACGTCGACATCCCGTACGTCACCATCACCACGCTGCTGCCCGGCGCGGACCCGGCGTCCATCGAGGAGAACGTCTCCAAGCCGCTGGAGGAGGGGCTCAACACGCTCAACGGCGTGGACGAGCTCAACTCCATCAACCTGGAGAGCGTCAGTCAGATCACCATCGGCTTCAAGCTGGGCACCAACGTGGACGTCGCGGCCCAGGACGTGAGGGACCGCGTGCAGGCCACGCTGCGCTCGCTGCCCGCCGGCATCGAGACGCCCGTGGTCGAGAAGTTCGACATCGGCGCGGCGCCCATCCTCACCCTGTCGCTCACCGGCGCGCTGCCCGTGGAGGAGCTGACGCGGGTGGCGGAGGACGTGGTGAAGCCCGCGCTCCAGAGCCAGGCGGGCGTGGGCAGCATCGACGTCGTCGGTGGCCGCGAGCGCGAAATCCAGGTGGTGGTCGACCCGCAGCGGCTGCGCGGCTACGGCCTGGCCGTGGGCGACGTGAGCCAGGCGCTGGCGGCGCAGAGCGTGGACCTGCCCGGTGGCCGCGCCACGCAGGGCGGCCGTGAGCGCATCGTCCGGCTGACGGCCGAGGCGCAGAGCGTGGAGGAGCTGGGCAACATCATCATCGCCAGCCCCAACGGCACCCCGGTGCGCGTGCGCGACGTGGCGGCGGTGGTGGACGGGGCCCAGGAGGCGCGGGGCCTGGCCCGCTCGGACACCGGCTCCGCGCTGGCGCTGGTGGTGCGCAAGCAGTCGGGCGCCAACACCGTGCAGGTGGCCGAGAGCGTCAAGGAGTCGCTCGCCGAGCTGAACGCCTCGCTGCCCCAGGGCGTGGACGTCAAGACCATCAGCGACAACTCCACCAACATCCGCTCGTCCATCAGCGCGGTGCAGTTCGACATGCTGCTGGGCGGCGCGCTGTCGGTGCTCATCGTGCTGGTGTTCCTGCGCAACCTGCGCTCCACGTTGGTGTCCGCCATCGCGCTGCCGGTGAGCGTCATCGGCACCTTCGCGGTGATGGCGATGCTCGGCTTCACCTTCAACATCATCACCATGCTGGCGCTGACGCTCTCCATCGGCCTGCTCATCGACGACGCCATCGTGGTCATCGAGAACATCGTCCGGCACCTGGAGGAGGGCAAGACGCCCATGCAGGCGGCGCTGGAGGGCACCCAGCAGATCGTCGTCGCGGTGCTCGCGGTGACGCTCGCCATCGTCGCGGTGTTCGTCCCCGTGGCCTTCATGGAGGGGATGATTGGCCAGTTCTTCTACCAGTTCGGCGTCACGGTGGCGGTGGCGGTGCTCATCTCCTACGCGGTGTCGATGACGCTCACACCCATGCTCTCCAGCCGCCTGCTCAAGGGCCACTCGCACGGCCCCACCAACAAGGTGAGCGCGGCCATCGAGCGCGTGCTGGTGGGCATGGAGAACGGCTACCGCCGTATCCTGGAGGGCGTGCTGCGTCGGCGCGGGCTGACGCTCGTCGCGGCCGTGGGCGTGCTCGTGCTGACGCTGGGCATGGCGAGCTTCCTCAAGTTCACCTTCATCCCGCCCGCCGACAACGGCGCCGTCAAGGTGACGCTGGAGCTGCCCGTGGGCGCCACGCTCGAGGACACCGAGCGGGAGCTCAATCACGTCGCCGCGCAGGTGCGCACGCTGGAGGGCGTGAAGGAGACCTTCAGCACGGCGGGCGGCGGCACGCTCGAGGAGGTGCACAAGGGCGAGGTGCTGGTGAACCTGGTGCCGCGCAAGGAGCGGGCCTTCGACCAGGAGACCTTCAAGGTCCGCCTGCGCGAGGCGCTGCCCGGGCGGTCCGGCGTGCTGACCTCCGTGCAGGACGTCTCCGACATCGGCGGTGGCAGCCGCAACCAGGAGGTGCAGTTCATGCTGCGCGGCACCGACTGGCAGCAGCTCGTCGCCTCCAGCGAGAAGCTGGTCGCCACGATGAAGACGAACCCGAACTTCACGGACGTGGACTCGACGTACCGCAGCGGCAAGCCCCAGTTCGACGTGAAGATCAACCGGGAGCGCGCCGCGCAGCTCGGCGTGCCGGCCGCCCAGGTGGGACAGGCGCTGCGCGCCTATCTGGGCCGCGACGAGTTCATGACCTACCGCGAGGGCGGTGAGACGTACGACGTGAAGCTGCGTCTGCCCGAGGCCACGCTCGCCTCCGAGGAGGCGCTGGGGCAGCTCACCGTGCGCACCTCCGGCGAACAGCTGGTGGAGCTGCGCAACGTGGCGGACATCATCCCGTCCGAGGGCCCGGTGCAGATCGACCGGCAGAACCAGAAGCGGCAGATCACCCTGCTCGCGAACCTGGCCCCGGGCTACTCCCTGGGCGAGGCCATGACCTACCTCACCGCGCAGGCCGAAGAGACGCTCCCCGCGGGCGTCGAGGCGAACTTCGCCGGCAACGCGAAGGAGATGGGCAAGACGGCCGCCGCCTTCGGCATGGCGCTGGGGCTGGGCATCCTGCTGCTCTACATGATCCTGGCGGCGCAGTTCGGCAGCTACATCCACCCCTTCACCATCATGCTGTCGCTGCCCTTCGCGCTCATCGGCGCCATCGCGGCGCTCCTGTTGTCGGGCAGCGCGCTGTCCATGTTCGCCCTCATCGGCGTCATCATGCTGATGGGCCTGGTGGTGAAGAACGGCATCCTGCTGGTCGACTTCACCCAGCAGCTGCGCGAGTCCGGAAAGAGCGC